The DNA window ACCACGACAACTGGCATATTGATTTTACTTTCTCTTTAAAATAAAAAACTCCGGTTCACCCTTCTGAAGGATGCCGGAGTTAAACTGGATTTCAGACTGATTTCNNNNNNNNNNGAAACTGTCAATGGCCTCTTCCACCGACTTGTGAGTCGTGAATACGGTAGACAGTTTGGTAATAACCAGAAGGCTTTGAATTCGTTCGGCCGGGTTTGCCAGTTTCAGCTGACCGCCGGCATTTCTCACGGTGGTGAGACCACCGATGAGCATTCCCAATCCGGAGGAATTCATAAAATTCACCCCACTCAGATCCAGAACCACCTTGACCTGGCCATTTCTGACCAGCTGATGGAGTCTG is part of the Candidatus Binatia bacterium genome and encodes:
- a CDS encoding STAS domain-containing protein, encoding RLHQLVRNGQVKVVLDLSGVNFMNSSGLGMLIGGLTTVRNAGGQLKLANPAERIQSLLVITKLSTVFTTHKSVEEAIDSF